Proteins encoded within one genomic window of Oncorhynchus keta strain PuntledgeMale-10-30-2019 chromosome 12, Oket_V2, whole genome shotgun sequence:
- the LOC118391280 gene encoding transgelin-2-like isoform X1, with amino-acid sequence MSFNLGTAMANKGPSYGLSREVQSKIDKKYDQDLEERLTEWIIAQCGAGVGQPEAGKTGWQNWLKDGCVLCELINSLSSGNKPIRKIQSSGMAFKQMEQISQFLNAAEKYGITKTDMFQTVDLWEGKDLAAVQRTLMTLGSLAVTRDDGTYRGDPNWFHKKSVENKREFSEDQLNEGRSVIGLQMGTNKGASQAGMTGYGRPRQILNNNP; translated from the exons ATGTCCTTTAACCTAG GAACAGCAATGGCAAACAAAGGTCCCTCCTACGGTCTGAGCCGTGAGGTACAGAGTAAAATCGATAAAAAGTATGACCAGGATCTGGAAGAGAGGTTGACTGAGTGGATCATTGCCCAGTGTGGCGCTGGAGTGGGCCAACCTGAGGCAGGCAAGACCGGCTGGCAGAACTGGCTCAAGGACGGATGT GTGCTGTGTGAACTGATCAACAGCTTGTCTAGTGGGAACAAGCCCATCAGGAAGATCCAGAGCTCAGGCATGGCCTTCAAACAGATGGAGCAAATCTCACAATTCCTTAATGCGGCTGAGAAGTATGGTATCACCAAGACTGACATGTTCCAGACAGTTGACCTCTGGGAGG GGAAAGACCTGGCTGCTGTCCAGAGGACCCTGATGACCCTGGGAAGTCTGGCTGTCACCAGGGACGATGGGACTTACCGCGGCGACCCCAACTGGTTCCATAA GAAGTCAGTGGAGAACAAACGCGAGTTCTCAGAGGACCAGCTGAATGAGGGAAGGAGTGTCATCGGCCTGCAGATGGGCACCAACAAGGGGGCATCTCAGGCTGGCATGACTGGATACGGGCGACCTAGGCAGATCCTGAACAACAACCCCTAA
- the LOC118391280 gene encoding transgelin-2-like isoform X2 — protein sequence MANKGPSYGLSREVQSKIDKKYDQDLEERLTEWIIAQCGAGVGQPEAGKTGWQNWLKDGCVLCELINSLSSGNKPIRKIQSSGMAFKQMEQISQFLNAAEKYGITKTDMFQTVDLWEGKDLAAVQRTLMTLGSLAVTRDDGTYRGDPNWFHKKSVENKREFSEDQLNEGRSVIGLQMGTNKGASQAGMTGYGRPRQILNNNP from the exons ATGGCAAACAAAGGTCCCTCCTACGGTCTGAGCCGTGAGGTACAGAGTAAAATCGATAAAAAGTATGACCAGGATCTGGAAGAGAGGTTGACTGAGTGGATCATTGCCCAGTGTGGCGCTGGAGTGGGCCAACCTGAGGCAGGCAAGACCGGCTGGCAGAACTGGCTCAAGGACGGATGT GTGCTGTGTGAACTGATCAACAGCTTGTCTAGTGGGAACAAGCCCATCAGGAAGATCCAGAGCTCAGGCATGGCCTTCAAACAGATGGAGCAAATCTCACAATTCCTTAATGCGGCTGAGAAGTATGGTATCACCAAGACTGACATGTTCCAGACAGTTGACCTCTGGGAGG GGAAAGACCTGGCTGCTGTCCAGAGGACCCTGATGACCCTGGGAAGTCTGGCTGTCACCAGGGACGATGGGACTTACCGCGGCGACCCCAACTGGTTCCATAA GAAGTCAGTGGAGAACAAACGCGAGTTCTCAGAGGACCAGCTGAATGAGGGAAGGAGTGTCATCGGCCTGCAGATGGGCACCAACAAGGGGGCATCTCAGGCTGGCATGACTGGATACGGGCGACCTAGGCAGATCCTGAACAACAACCCCTAA